One genomic region from Xenopus laevis strain J_2021 chromosome 2L, Xenopus_laevis_v10.1, whole genome shotgun sequence encodes:
- the ldlrap1.L gene encoding low density lipoprotein receptor adapter protein 1-B (The RefSeq protein has 1 substitution compared to this genomic sequence) produces the protein MDALKSAGRAIIRSPSIAKQSWGGGKHKKLPENWTDTRETLLEGMLFHLKYLGMTLVEQPKGEELSATAVKRIVATAKASGKKLQKVLLKVSPRGIILYDSASNQLIENVSIYRISYCTADKMHDKVFAYIAQSQQNKTLECHAFLCTKRKMAQAVTLTVAQAFKVAFEFWQVSRENKDKREKSGSDGEGASSSQSDGSSSITSLKASASANLLDFEDCTKAFDVLNASDNHIEDLFRQNSTNENNNIVWELDDGLDEAFARLAESRTNPQVLDIGLTANDLQSEECLSPTSWDKLELNPAEADELFMF, from the exons ATGGATGCGCTTAAGTCTGCTGGGAGGGCGATCATCAGGAGTCCGAGCATTGCCAAGCAGAGCTGGGGAGGAGGCAAGCACAAGA aaCTACCAGAAAACTGGACTGATACCAGGGAAACACTCTTAGAAGGAATGTTATTCCATTTGAAATATTTGGGCATGACATTGGTGGAACAACCAAAAGGGGAAGAGCTGTCTGCAACTGCAGTGAAAAGAATTGTGGCAACT GCAAAAGCAAGTGGGAAGAAACTGCAGAAAGTTCTTCTGAAAGTATCACCACGGGGCATCATTCTGTATGACAGTGCAAGCAACCAACTAATTGAGAATGTTTCAATCTACAG GATATCATATTGCACAGCTGATAAAATGCATGACAAAGTTTTTGCCTACATTGCTCAGAGCCAGCAGAATGAAACCTTGGAATGCCATGCATTTCTTTGCACAAAGAGGAAAATG GCACAAGCAGTCACATTAACGGTGGCTCAGGCTTTCAAGGTAGCATTTGAGTTTTGGCAAGTATCCCGAGAGA ATAAGGACAAGAGAGAGAAGTCTGGTTCAGATGGAGAGGGTGCAAGTAGTTCTCAGTCTGATGGCTCCTCCAGTATCACCAGCCTTAAAGCATCAG CATCTGCAAACCTTTTGGATTTTGAAGACTGTACCAAAGCTTTTGATGTGTTAAATGCCAGTGATAATCATATTGAAGATCTATTTAGGCAAAATTCAACCAATGAGAACAACAATATTGTTTGG GAACTGGATGATGGACTGGATGAGGCATTTGCAAG ACTTGCAGAATCCAGAACAAACCCTCAAGTCCTTGATATTGGATTGACTGCAAATGACCTTCAGTCTGAAGAGTGCTTGTCTCCTACCAGCTGGGATAAACTGGAGTTGAACCCTGCAGAAGCAGATGAACTATTTATGTTCTGA